A single window of Silurus meridionalis isolate SWU-2019-XX chromosome 11, ASM1480568v1, whole genome shotgun sequence DNA harbors:
- the LOC124393547 gene encoding uncharacterized protein LOC124393547 — MLEDESRGAVKKSPGPSLIRCHTAEWMADDTAEKLKDSAFGDCLVVDVKIAGVRTKCLLDTGSEVSTISESHFKEHFGEQKLKLSSACWVKLTVANGLDIPVLGCLQADVECLGKILPGKCIFVLNDTSSDVKEMKGVSGIIGMNVLNEIQSLFISAEGMEKVNKYSQQDEAQVRRVLARVEKEVGRNGRIGYVKIAGKQAVTIPPRCEKVLEGCCGVSSRIISQVLVEPAAGASLPKGLLVAHVLARTEDGKVPVRMLSLSKKTVRLAPLSRVASVYRPREVITKEVLEFQEDDGVLHVKEMARENGPVNETSLAQLPVPVEVNSEGLTRAQFKKLVELLTKHRDIFSKDDQDYGYTTAVLHNSPTGDAPPIKQRHRRIPPHIFQEVERHVQNLVLQGILTESSSPWASPAVIVMKKDGSVRFCCDYRKLNQVTCKDAYPLPRVDESLDALGNAKLFSTLDLTAGYFQVAMSDKDREKTAVTTPFGLFEWSRMPFGLCNAPATFQRLMEVVLGALTFDVLLVYLDDAIVFSKDFESHCERLELVFNRLRQHGLKLKPSKCFLLRAEVKFLGH; from the coding sequence ATGTTAGAGGATGAGTCAAGAGGAGCAGTGAAGAAAAGTCCGGGTCCCTCGTTGATTCGATGTCACACAGCAGAGTGGATGGCTGATGATACCGCTGAAAAACTAAAAGACAGTGCTTTTGGTGACTGCCTAGTCGTTGACGTGAAGATTGCCGGTGTTAGAACCAAATGCCTCCTGGATACGGGATCAGAGGTATCTACCATATCTGAGTCGCACTTTAAAGAACACTTTGGAGAGCAAAAGCTGAAGCTATCCTCTGCATGTTGGGTCAAGCTGACCGTGGCCAATGGATTGGACATTCCTGTCTTGGGATGCCTGCAGGCGGATGTAGAATGTCTTGGAAAAATACTGCctggaaaatgtatatttgtccTTAACGACACAAGTTCAGATGTGAAAGAAATGAAAGGTGTGTCGGGAATCATCGGGATGAATGTACTTAATGAAATTCAGTCTTTGTTTATCTCAGCAGAGGGAATGGAGAAAGTCAACAAGTACTCTCAACAGGATGAGGCCCAGGTTCGAAGAGTGCTTGCTAGAGTGGAAAAGGAAGTAGGACGCAATGGAAGGATTGGATATGTTAAGATTGCTGGAAAACAAGCTGTCACTATTCCCCCTCGTTGTGAGAAGGTGCTGGAGGGATGTTGTGGCGTATCATCTAGGATAATTAGTCAAGTGCTAGTCGAACCAGCAGCTGGAGCAAGTTTGCCAAAAGGGCTTTTAGTGGCACATGTTCTTGCTAGGACAGAAGATGGAAAAGTCCCTGTGCGTATGCTGAGCCTGAGTAAAAAGACTGTTAGACTTGCTCCTCTATCTAGAGTTGCTTCTGTGTACAGACCAAGGGAGGTGATCACAAAAGAAGTGCTTGAGTTTCAGGAAGATGACGGTGTACTTCATGTCAAAGAGATGGCCAGAGAAAATGGACCAGTCAATGAAACCTCGCTCGCACAGTTACCGGTTCCTGTTGAAGTGAATTCGGAAGGGCTAACACGGGCTCAATTCAAAAAGCTAGTGGAGTTGCTAACAAAGCACAGAGACATTTTCTCTAAGGATGACCAGGACTATGGCTATACTACAGCTGTCTTACACAACAGCCCTACAGGCGATGCACCACCAATAAAGCAGCGTCATCGTCGTATACCACCACACATATTCCAGGAAGTCGAGAGACATGTCCAAAATCTGGTGTTACAAGGAATCCTCACGGAGAGTAGTAGTCCCTGGGCATCACCGGCAGTCATTGTCATGAAGAAGGATGGAAGTGTACGTTTTTGTTGTGATTACAGAAAGCTAAACCAAGTGACGTGTAAGGATGCATATCCTCTTCCAAGGGTGGATGAGTCTCTAGATGCATTGGGTAATGCCAAACTGTTTTCTACTTTAGATCTGACTGCTGGTTACTTCCAGGTAGCCATGAGTgataaagacagagagaagacgGCTGTTACTACCCCATTCGGCCTCTTCGAGTGGTCTAGGATGCCATTTGGGCTTTGTAATGCCCCAGCCACCTTTCAGCGCCTCATGGAGGTGGTTTTAGGTGCCCTGACCTTTGATGTTCTCCTAGTGTACCTGGATGATGCTATTGTCTTCTCTAAAGACTTTGAAAGCCACTGTGAGAGGTTAGAACTTGTCTTTAACCGTTTGAGACAGCATGGCCTAAAACTAAAGCCAAGCAAGTGCTTTCTCCTGCGAGCTGAAGTTAAGTTTTTGGGGCATTGA